The DNA sequence ATACGTCAGGGTCAATGCACTCCTGCATATATACTACTATGCAGGAGCAAATTAAGAAGACGGCACTTTATCAAATATGTTGAATCAGAAAATCATCTTGATCCAATGATCTGCCGATCAAAGATAGCGTTGCTTCAAGTTTTTCTGTTTCTGCCGGATCGATTATGGTTGATTTGGTTTTGAGGCCTGACATGTGTAAACCCTCATTTCACATAGCCATACAGGTCACGTCATATTGATTTACAACCTTGGTACGTTACATAAATGTACACCAGAATAAGGTGTGGACAACCAAACCCGCTCTACAAGTTAATGACCACTTGTCATAGAGTTACCAAAAATCTGGGGATCGAAGTATCCTTATCTTTCAGAAAGTAGATACTGAGAGCGTTTGGTATTGATACCAGCAGGTCTTTTGAAGGAGTAGACGATGCGTATTTGGCAATTGATTTTTGTAGTAATGTTACTTGGCTGCCAGGATAACATTGAGCACACAGAATCTCCTGATGCGGCACCAGCGCTCTGTACAGAAGCCTGGTTCATCTCGGTTGAGCAAAAAGTGACAACAGGAGATGGCGCTGGTCATGGCCCGGACATAGGTTCAGAGGAGTGGAAGTCAGTAGTGGAATTCAAGTTGAAAGTACGTGGCAATCCAGATGTCCCCGCCCGCAATAGCGAAAGCTGGTGCCGTTACATTGATAACTTGCTCGCCACAAAAGGCGAATCGGATACAACAGTTGATACTAAAAACCCGGTTACCTTCAATCCCTCATTTGATTGCAGCACAGTTTCCCCGGGCAGCATTCCAGCACTTATCTGTGAAAGCCCCACCCTGTCCGGGCTGGATCGTAAACTTGCAGAAGTGTACGCCGCCGCACTAAAAATAGCGGTTAACGAACAGCCACCAACTCTCAAAGCCGAGCAGCGAGGCTGGATCAAGGGGCGTGACGACTGCTGGAAATCGGAAGATAAATTGCAGTGTGTTGAAACACTCTACCTGCGTCGCATAGCCGAGCTGCAAGCCCGCTATCGCCTGGTTTCATTCAAGGGGCCTGTGCGTTATACCTGTGAAGGAAATCCCGCCAATGAAGTGGTAGTGACTTTTTACGACACCGAACCCGCAACTCTCATTGCAGAACGCGGAGACAGTGTCTCTGTAATGTTTCAACAGCCCAGCGCCAGC is a window from the Porticoccaceae bacterium LTM1 genome containing:
- a CDS encoding MliC family protein, whose protein sequence is MRIWQLIFVVMLLGCQDNIEHTESPDAAPALCTEAWFISVEQKVTTGDGAGHGPDIGSEEWKSVVEFKLKVRGNPDVPARNSESWCRYIDNLLATKGESDTTVDTKNPVTFNPSFDCSTVSPGSIPALICESPTLSGLDRKLAEVYAAALKIAVNEQPPTLKAEQRGWIKGRDDCWKSEDKLQCVETLYLRRIAELQARYRLVSFKGPVRYTCEGNPANEVVVTFYDTEPATLIAERGDSVSVMFQQPSASGTKYQGRNEMFWEHQEEATIVWGYDAPEMSCQKAN